Proteins encoded in a region of the Methanotorris formicicus Mc-S-70 genome:
- a CDS encoding pentapeptide repeat-containing protein, which translates to MDAVTNDKELICVGYHLPEIDFRDFADRIGEDKIIFKKRVIFEEANFQKINFGRVEFRENVHFSKAKFNGIVRFLEAIFDGKVYFSRTVFMGEAEFLGTVFNGMAIFSRAVFNEGANFSRTTFNKKAYFLGTIFKRDVDFSRTTFKGDVDFLGVTFKNLTKFINVFFELAKFLHCIFEDITVFKRRETFSPDKNEVVIFNFVNFKNPQNTTFMDFPLSKISFLMTDVKDITIIARAEEILSEKLLRYKEKEEWGKINEINKNENFEKVIKILRPYLRQETVLAEYRNIRKSFEKNRTFVEASELFIKEMELLKKGLPWYEKAVYDFYYGLSKYGESIIRPIFWSVVFIFVYPLTVSPNMH; encoded by the coding sequence GTGGATGCAGTAACCAATGATAAGGAACTAATTTGTGTTGGTTACCATTTGCCAGAAATTGATTTTAGAGATTTTGCCGATAGGATTGGGGAAGATAAAATTATATTTAAAAAAAGAGTAATTTTTGAAGAAGCCAACTTTCAGAAGATTAATTTTGGTAGAGTAGAATTTAGAGAAAATGTCCATTTTTCCAAGGCAAAGTTTAATGGCATAGTCCGCTTTTTAGAGGCCATATTCGATGGAAAGGTCTATTTTTCAAGAACAGTGTTTATGGGGGAGGCGGAGTTTTTAGGAACTGTATTTAATGGAATGGCAATTTTTTCAAGGGCAGTATTTAATGAAGGTGCTAACTTTTCAAGAACTACATTTAACAAGAAGGCATATTTCTTAGGGACTATATTCAAGAGGGACGTTGATTTTTCAAGAACGACATTTAAGGGAGATGTGGATTTTTTAGGAGTGACGTTCAAAAACTTAACCAAATTTATAAATGTCTTCTTTGAACTTGCGAAATTTTTGCATTGTATATTTGAAGATATTACTGTTTTTAAAAGGAGAGAAACCTTCAGTCCAGATAAAAATGAAGTTGTGATTTTTAATTTTGTGAATTTTAAAAACCCACAAAATACAACATTTATGGACTTTCCACTGTCTAAGATATCCTTTTTAATGACTGATGTTAAAGATATTACAATAATAGCAAGAGCAGAGGAGATTTTAAGTGAAAAACTTTTAAGATACAAAGAAAAAGAAGAATGGGGGAAAATAAACGAGATAAATAAAAATGAGAATTTTGAAAAAGTGATAAAGATACTTAGACCATATTTGAGGCAGGAAACTGTCCTCGCAGAATATAGGAATATAAGAAAATCATTTGAAAAGAATAGGACTTTTGTAGAGGCATCAGAGTTGTTTATTAAAGAAATGGAACTACTGAAAAAAGGACTTCCATGGTATGAAAAGGCGGTTTATGATTTCTACTATGGATTATCAAAATATGGTGAGTCCATTATAAGACCCATCTTTTGGTCTGTAGTTTTTATTTTTGTGTA